From Planococcus halocryophilus, the proteins below share one genomic window:
- a CDS encoding ABC transporter ATP-binding protein, translating into MRLKQFFNYYKPHKRLFIIDFSSAVFVAILELAFPVAVQWFIDDLLPSGNWNTITTVSFLLLIIFLLSTFLQYIVSYLGHKLGINIETDMREELFTHVQRQSFRFFDNIKTGHIMSRVTNDLFDIGELAHHGPEDFFIAIMTFFGAFGIMFWINPKLALVTLIVIPFLIWLITFCNIKMNQAWSNMYGKIADVNSRVEDSVSGARVVQSFTNEEFEIERFKKDNDHFRLAKMVAYKVMAATHSSIYMMTRLLTLVVLVYGAWLNFQGQLSYGELVSFVLFLNVLIKPIDKISALLELYPKGMAGFSRFRDLIEQAPDINDQKGAVTVETLNGDIKFDNVYFGYDDSKTVLSGIDLELRAGETIAFVGPSGAGKTTICSLIPRFYDIQQGTISIDGIDIRNMTKHSLRSQIGIVQQDVFLFTGTIRENIAYGKRYASDEEILAAAKKAHLEDFVQKLPQGYDTQIGERGLKLSGGQKQRLAIARMFLKNPPILILDEATSALDTQTERVIQEALAELAENRTTLIIAHRLATIRDADRVVVVTEDGIAEQGGYGELLQTDGVFANLHRIQFEQ; encoded by the coding sequence TTGAGATTGAAACAGTTTTTCAACTATTATAAGCCGCATAAACGGCTATTTATCATCGACTTTTCCAGTGCTGTTTTTGTAGCTATTCTTGAATTAGCATTTCCAGTTGCTGTTCAATGGTTTATCGACGATTTATTGCCAAGCGGAAATTGGAATACCATTACTACCGTCAGTTTCTTACTGCTCATCATATTTCTTTTAAGTACATTTTTGCAGTATATTGTCAGCTATCTTGGTCACAAGTTAGGGATTAATATTGAAACCGATATGAGGGAAGAATTATTTACTCATGTCCAGCGTCAATCTTTCCGCTTTTTTGACAATATCAAAACTGGTCATATTATGAGCCGTGTCACTAATGATTTATTTGATATTGGTGAACTTGCTCATCACGGACCAGAAGACTTCTTTATCGCCATCATGACGTTCTTCGGAGCTTTCGGCATTATGTTTTGGATCAACCCGAAACTAGCACTGGTCACATTAATTGTCATTCCGTTTCTTATTTGGTTGATTACATTTTGTAACATTAAGATGAACCAAGCTTGGAGCAATATGTATGGGAAAATTGCTGACGTTAACAGTCGCGTTGAGGACAGTGTATCCGGAGCACGAGTAGTGCAATCTTTCACAAATGAAGAATTTGAAATCGAACGCTTTAAAAAGGATAACGACCATTTCCGTCTTGCGAAGATGGTCGCTTATAAAGTAATGGCAGCGACACATTCCAGCATTTATATGATGACTCGCCTTTTGACTTTAGTCGTCTTAGTTTATGGCGCATGGCTCAACTTTCAAGGTCAATTATCTTACGGTGAACTTGTCAGTTTTGTTCTCTTTCTTAATGTCTTGATCAAACCAATTGATAAAATCAGCGCATTACTTGAACTTTACCCGAAAGGCATGGCTGGTTTCAGTCGTTTTCGTGATTTAATTGAACAAGCCCCTGATATCAATGATCAGAAAGGCGCTGTAACCGTAGAGACATTAAACGGAGATATCAAATTTGATAATGTTTATTTTGGTTACGATGATAGTAAAACGGTGTTATCAGGAATTGATTTAGAATTACGTGCTGGCGAAACCATTGCATTTGTTGGTCCTTCTGGCGCTGGGAAAACGACCATTTGTTCGTTGATTCCACGTTTCTACGATATCCAACAAGGTACCATCTCGATTGATGGCATAGATATTCGAAATATGACAAAGCATTCATTACGTTCACAAATTGGCATTGTTCAACAAGATGTCTTTTTGTTTACAGGAACCATACGCGAGAATATCGCTTACGGAAAAAGATATGCGAGCGACGAAGAAATTTTAGCAGCTGCGAAAAAGGCACATTTAGAAGATTTTGTTCAGAAACTGCCACAAGGGTACGATACACAAATTGGCGAACGCGGATTAAAACTATCTGGTGGTCAAAAACAACGTTTAGCAATTGCACGGATGTTCTTAAAAAATCCGCCGATTTTAATTTTAGATGAGGCGACATCTGCACTTGATACGCAAACCGAGCGTGTTATTCAAGAAGCTTTAGCGGAATTAGCGGAAAATCGCACAACACTTATTATCGCCCATCGTCTCGCCACCATACGGGATGCTGATCGTGTTGTCGTGGTTACTGAAGACGGCATTGCCGAACAAGGCGGATATGGTGAGTTACTCCAAACGGATGGTGTTTTTGCGAACCTCCACCGCATCCAGTTTGAACAATAG
- a CDS encoding ammonium transporter, translated as MEAVQSSVDMIWVMLGAMLVFFMHAGFAMVESGFTRSKNTLNILMKNIITVSLGSILYFIVGYALMFGPSSFGLIGTQGFALSGVEDIGFFVFQAVFAATCATIISGAVAERMNLSAYILLTIAMTAIIYPVVGHWVWGGGWLSQIGFIDFAGSTVVHLTGGVAAFVAAWKIGPRLGKYSGKSINTIPGHSLPLGALGVFILWLGWFGFNGGSTLAADPTLVPVVIANTLLAASSGVIATAGYTRLRYGRIDASLTMNGALAGLVGITAGAANVSFVGAIAIGLLAGVIMTEAIRLLDSKIRIDDPVGAISVHGIAGIWGTLAIGLFDTTGGLFYGGGAEILGIQAVGVFAVIAWASISTGAVLLAISSFVPLRVTAEDEEAGLDFSEHGSQAYSMQDVLHGSPAGHNNSFAHRLNQLGEAPTPSPKKSIS; from the coding sequence ATGGAAGCAGTTCAAAGTTCAGTAGATATGATATGGGTGATGCTCGGGGCTATGTTGGTATTTTTCATGCATGCAGGATTCGCTATGGTGGAGTCAGGATTTACACGTTCTAAAAATACGTTGAATATTTTAATGAAAAATATCATTACCGTTTCACTTGGTTCGATTCTTTATTTCATTGTTGGATATGCTCTTATGTTTGGTCCATCTTCTTTTGGACTAATCGGTACCCAAGGATTTGCATTATCCGGGGTTGAAGACATTGGTTTCTTCGTCTTCCAGGCAGTTTTTGCCGCTACTTGCGCAACCATCATTTCAGGAGCTGTGGCGGAACGGATGAACTTATCCGCATATATCCTGTTGACTATCGCCATGACCGCAATCATTTACCCGGTTGTCGGACATTGGGTGTGGGGCGGCGGCTGGTTGTCACAAATCGGCTTTATTGATTTTGCCGGATCAACGGTTGTCCATTTAACAGGGGGAGTAGCTGCATTTGTTGCCGCTTGGAAAATCGGTCCTCGCCTTGGCAAATATAGCGGGAAGTCCATCAACACAATTCCAGGTCATAGTTTACCTCTAGGCGCGTTAGGTGTTTTCATCCTTTGGCTAGGATGGTTCGGTTTTAACGGAGGCAGTACGCTTGCAGCTGACCCCACTCTAGTACCAGTCGTCATTGCCAACACATTATTGGCAGCTTCTTCCGGTGTTATCGCTACTGCAGGATATACACGACTGCGTTATGGTCGTATTGACGCTTCTTTAACTATGAATGGTGCACTTGCTGGTCTCGTCGGAATTACCGCAGGCGCAGCGAACGTCTCTTTTGTCGGAGCAATTGCTATCGGTTTACTGGCAGGTGTCATTATGACTGAAGCCATCCGCTTGCTAGACTCAAAAATCCGTATTGATGACCCGGTAGGCGCTATTTCCGTTCACGGAATCGCCGGTATTTGGGGAACACTTGCTATTGGTTTATTCGACACTACAGGTGGATTGTTTTACGGTGGTGGAGCAGAAATTCTTGGCATACAAGCTGTTGGCGTCTTCGCCGTCATTGCATGGGCTTCTATTTCTACCGGTGCTGTGTTATTGGCTATCAGCAGCTTCGTTCCACTTCGAGTTACTGCTGAAGACGAAGAAGCTGGGTTGGACTTTTCAGAACACGGATCACAAGCTTACTCGATGCAAGATGTTTTGCACGGCTCACCTGCCGGACACAACAATTCATTTGCGCACCGATTGAACCAGCTCGGCGAAGCACCTACTCCTTCTCCTAAAAAATCAATTTCTTGA
- a CDS encoding DUF6612 family protein, whose protein sequence is MKKWLLFMSAATLTMGLSACGEPAEPASGDESAKGEDSDLTVQELYTKSVKASEAITSLHADILTDQVMEMQSDGMVINMKMDSAMDMVTEPLAFHQTAETSIVSEDIDNANPMNMEMYFTDQGMYMYENTMTMWLKMPDESITGLKELADQQTADPAQQLEELGEFQNDFTFEQTADEYILTLDASGEKFKELMDQQLDKTLGQMEIEAQMALEDMTIHSVNYTIYIDKETFLTNTMNMTMDMDMNIEGEVMNIKSDVQAEYSKYNEIDAITVPDEVLEEALEMNG, encoded by the coding sequence ATGAAGAAATGGTTACTGTTTATGAGTGCAGCAACTTTAACGATGGGACTTTCAGCTTGTGGTGAACCAGCGGAACCAGCATCTGGTGATGAGTCGGCAAAAGGGGAAGATAGTGATTTGACAGTTCAAGAACTGTATACAAAATCAGTAAAAGCATCTGAAGCTATTACGAGCTTACACGCTGATATCCTAACCGATCAAGTAATGGAGATGCAGTCGGATGGTATGGTGATTAATATGAAAATGGATTCAGCGATGGATATGGTGACTGAACCACTAGCATTTCATCAAACGGCAGAAACTTCTATTGTGTCGGAAGATATTGACAATGCCAATCCGATGAATATGGAAATGTATTTCACAGATCAAGGCATGTATATGTATGAAAACACAATGACGATGTGGTTGAAAATGCCAGATGAAAGTATTACAGGGTTGAAAGAGCTAGCTGATCAACAAACTGCGGATCCTGCACAGCAATTAGAAGAATTAGGTGAGTTTCAAAATGATTTCACTTTTGAGCAAACTGCAGATGAGTATATTTTGACGCTTGATGCTTCCGGAGAGAAATTTAAAGAATTGATGGATCAACAGCTAGACAAAACATTAGGGCAAATGGAAATCGAAGCTCAAATGGCACTTGAAGACATGACCATTCATTCGGTAAACTACACAATCTATATCGATAAAGAAACCTTTTTAACGAACACGATGAATATGACAATGGACATGGATATGAATATTGAAGGAGAAGTCATGAACATTAAGTCAGATGTACAAGCTGAATACAGCAAGTACAATGAGATTGATGCCATTACTGTACCGGATGAAGTACTAGAAGAAGCACTAGAAATGAATGGTTGA
- a CDS encoding iron chelate uptake ABC transporter family permease subunit, translated as MRDLHKMLILIGLALAACGVYLFQDLNGSFDYALPRRGVKVFAMVLTGVAIAYATVVFQTITHNRILTPSIMGLDSLYMLLQTLLVFFLGSSHVTIVNKQVNFMLSITVMVVFALLFYRLLFKKNDRPIYFLLLVGIICGTFFGSITTFLQVLIDPNEFSIIQDRMFASFNNVNADLVWTSLVIITLLIAFAWKQNASLDVLTLGRDTAINLGVNYDALVKQMLVLSAVLIAIATALVGPITFFGLIVANLAYQFFSSYKHSVLLTGSIVISVVALIGGQWVVERIFTFNTTLSVIINFIGGIYFIYLLLKESRSK; from the coding sequence ATGCGTGATTTACATAAAATGCTCATACTAATTGGCTTAGCTTTAGCAGCTTGTGGAGTGTACTTGTTTCAAGATTTAAACGGGAGTTTTGATTATGCCTTGCCGAGACGCGGCGTGAAAGTTTTTGCGATGGTGTTAACGGGTGTAGCCATTGCGTATGCAACAGTGGTTTTTCAAACCATTACCCATAACCGGATATTAACACCGAGTATTATGGGCTTGGATTCACTTTATATGTTGCTTCAAACTTTGTTGGTCTTTTTCCTAGGATCAAGTCACGTGACGATTGTGAACAAGCAAGTGAACTTCATGTTGTCGATTACCGTCATGGTTGTTTTCGCGTTGTTATTTTATCGCTTACTGTTTAAAAAGAATGATCGTCCGATTTACTTTCTCTTGTTGGTTGGTATCATTTGTGGAACTTTCTTCGGAAGCATTACAACTTTCCTGCAAGTGCTCATCGATCCGAACGAATTTTCAATTATTCAAGACCGAATGTTTGCGAGCTTTAACAACGTCAACGCCGATTTGGTTTGGACGTCGCTCGTCATCATCACCTTATTAATCGCTTTTGCTTGGAAGCAAAATGCCTCTTTAGATGTTTTGACGCTAGGTCGTGATACAGCCATTAATCTAGGGGTCAATTATGATGCATTAGTTAAACAAATGCTTGTGTTATCAGCCGTTTTAATCGCGATTGCGACTGCACTTGTTGGACCCATTACCTTTTTTGGATTAATCGTTGCAAATTTAGCGTATCAATTCTTCAGTTCATATAAGCATTCGGTTTTACTGACAGGTTCTATTGTGATCAGTGTCGTTGCACTAATTGGCGGCCAATGGGTAGTAGAGCGGATTTTCACTTTCAATACGACATTGAGTGTCATCATCAATTTCATCGGTGGAATTTACTTTATCTATCTACTATTAAAGGAGAGTCGATCTAAATGA
- a CDS encoding uracil-DNA glycosylase — protein sequence MYQISKELAELGKERINGYPVEGFVWGSGPENPAIMLVGEAPGENEVETGIPFTGRAGKELMASLHSVGLAREDVYITSAVRSRPYKWGTKKKRNGEIIERKYNRAPTKKEIIAHAPILDTEIRDIHPPLIVTLGNVGLQRLIGSKAKVTELHGVLIETPILCWDDKNDCFKETDEVYHIFPTFHPASVFYNPPVRELKDDDWRRLKELLGKVK from the coding sequence ATGTATCAAATTTCAAAAGAATTAGCTGAACTTGGTAAAGAAAGAATCAATGGATATCCGGTGGAAGGCTTTGTGTGGGGAAGTGGTCCTGAAAATCCGGCTATTATGCTAGTTGGGGAAGCGCCAGGAGAAAATGAAGTAGAAACAGGGATTCCTTTTACAGGACGGGCAGGAAAAGAACTAATGGCTTCTTTACACAGTGTTGGCTTGGCAAGAGAAGATGTATATATAACAAGTGCTGTTCGCAGTAGGCCTTATAAATGGGGGACTAAAAAGAAACGTAATGGTGAGATAATCGAACGAAAATATAACCGAGCTCCGACGAAAAAAGAAATCATTGCCCACGCACCCATATTGGATACGGAAATTCGAGACATTCATCCGCCGTTAATTGTAACTTTAGGAAATGTTGGGTTACAGAGATTGATTGGATCGAAAGCAAAAGTTACAGAACTTCATGGAGTACTAATCGAAACGCCGATATTGTGCTGGGATGATAAAAACGATTGCTTTAAAGAAACTGATGAGGTTTATCATATTTTCCCTACTTTCCACCCGGCTAGCGTATTTTATAATCCACCTGTTCGAGAATTGAAAGATGACGATTGGCGCAGGTTAAAAGAGCTTTTAGGGAAAGTGAAATAA
- the hflX gene encoding GTPase HflX — translation MDELQEKAVIVGVQLQKDLHFSYGMEELRNLAEACNVEVVGEVTQNLERINPSHYVGSGKVEEIKAFYEEADANLVIFNDELSPSQIRNLEEDLECKVIDRTMLILDIFSRRAKTREAQVQVELAHLQYMLPRLIGLRASLGRQGGSSSGGVANRGAGETKLELDRRKIEEQISKLHKELEHIKDQRVTQRKQRTKKGMPVVSLVGYTNAGKSTVMNGLLTKTGQNEEKQVFEKDMLFATLETSVRQIRLEDNKSFLLTDTVGFVSKLPHHLVKAFRSTLEEARNADLLLHVVDVSNEEHRYMMDVTNLTLHAVGVENVPTLYVFNKSDLAGVSYPAMNNDGIWIAAKEGVGLDELLEVIKKQIFSDYVTCRMIVPFSRGDIVAYLNEHASIHETEYEEDGTLLKVELSRADYDRYEQFVVGS, via the coding sequence ATGGATGAATTACAAGAAAAAGCAGTCATAGTGGGTGTCCAACTTCAAAAAGATCTTCATTTTTCCTATGGAATGGAAGAATTGCGTAATTTAGCAGAGGCATGCAATGTGGAGGTTGTCGGAGAAGTCACACAAAACTTGGAACGGATTAACCCTTCGCATTATGTCGGGAGCGGGAAAGTAGAAGAGATAAAAGCTTTCTATGAAGAAGCCGATGCCAATTTAGTAATTTTCAATGATGAGTTGTCTCCTTCGCAAATTCGGAATTTGGAAGAAGATTTAGAGTGTAAAGTTATAGACCGTACAATGCTGATTTTAGATATTTTTTCGAGGCGTGCAAAAACACGTGAAGCACAAGTGCAAGTAGAGTTGGCACACCTTCAATATATGTTACCACGTTTAATCGGACTAAGAGCTTCGCTAGGACGTCAAGGAGGTAGTAGTAGCGGTGGTGTTGCTAACCGTGGAGCCGGTGAGACGAAGCTAGAGCTAGATCGTCGTAAAATTGAAGAACAGATCTCGAAGCTTCATAAAGAACTAGAACACATTAAAGATCAGCGCGTCACACAGCGCAAACAACGTACTAAAAAAGGAATGCCGGTCGTATCATTAGTTGGTTATACGAATGCAGGGAAATCGACGGTGATGAATGGCTTATTAACTAAGACAGGGCAAAATGAGGAAAAACAAGTATTTGAAAAAGATATGTTGTTCGCTACGTTGGAAACATCTGTCCGCCAAATTCGATTAGAAGACAATAAAAGCTTTTTGCTGACCGATACAGTAGGTTTTGTCAGTAAATTGCCTCACCACCTTGTAAAAGCGTTCCGTTCTACTTTAGAAGAAGCACGAAATGCAGATTTACTCCTTCATGTCGTTGACGTTTCCAATGAGGAACATCGTTATATGATGGATGTGACGAATCTTACCTTACATGCGGTTGGGGTAGAAAATGTTCCAACTTTGTATGTTTTTAATAAATCAGACTTAGCAGGAGTAAGCTATCCAGCGATGAATAATGATGGTATATGGATTGCGGCAAAAGAAGGCGTTGGTCTTGATGAATTATTAGAAGTCATCAAAAAGCAAATTTTCTCAGATTACGTGACGTGCAGAATGATTGTTCCATTTAGTCGTGGAGACATTGTTGCATACCTTAACGAACATGCGAGCATTCATGAAACCGAATACGAAGAAGACGGCACTTTACTTAAAGTAGAACTGAGTCGTGCAGATTACGACCGCTATGAGCAGTTTGTTGTCGGGAGCTAA
- a CDS encoding siderophore ABC transporter substrate-binding protein, with protein sequence MKKWLLIAFTLMMVAVLAACGSTEETKESDTANADTEEMTVTHELGEATFTKNPEKVVVFDYGVLDSLDKLGVEAVAGVPQESLPAYLEKYEDAEKYENVGTLKEADFEAIHAMDPDLIIISGRQADMYEEFTEIAPTIYMAVDTENYMESFEENMTTLGEIFGEEDQVGEELATIDAQIEGVKAMVSETDEKALITLANEGKVSAYGAASRFGLIHDVFGVKQADEGIEASTHGQSISYEYILETNPDMMFVVDRNAVVGNGTNAAESLENELVQKTNAYKNDKIIYLDPDYWYLSGGGLKSVAQMVRDVQSAFE encoded by the coding sequence ATGAAAAAATGGTTATTGATCGCATTTACGTTAATGATGGTAGCGGTTTTAGCTGCTTGTGGGTCAACAGAAGAAACCAAAGAATCCGATACAGCAAATGCAGACACAGAAGAAATGACAGTAACGCACGAACTAGGTGAAGCAACTTTTACCAAGAATCCAGAAAAAGTAGTGGTTTTTGATTATGGTGTTCTTGATTCACTAGATAAGTTAGGCGTTGAAGCGGTTGCTGGAGTGCCTCAAGAATCTTTACCAGCTTACTTAGAAAAATACGAGGATGCGGAAAAATACGAGAATGTCGGGACGTTGAAAGAAGCTGATTTTGAAGCAATCCATGCAATGGATCCAGATTTGATTATTATTTCTGGACGTCAAGCAGATATGTACGAAGAGTTTACTGAAATTGCGCCTACGATTTATATGGCTGTAGACACAGAGAATTACATGGAGTCATTTGAAGAAAATATGACAACACTTGGTGAGATTTTTGGGGAAGAAGATCAAGTGGGTGAAGAACTTGCAACGATAGATGCACAAATTGAAGGAGTGAAAGCGATGGTAAGTGAGACGGATGAAAAAGCATTAATTACGCTTGCAAATGAAGGGAAAGTAAGTGCGTACGGTGCAGCTTCGCGTTTTGGTTTGATCCATGATGTATTTGGTGTAAAACAAGCGGATGAAGGCATTGAAGCCTCTACTCACGGACAAAGCATTTCATATGAATATATTTTGGAAACGAACCCAGACATGATGTTTGTGGTTGACCGCAATGCAGTAGTCGGAAATGGGACAAATGCAGCTGAATCGCTTGAAAACGAATTAGTTCAAAAAACAAACGCTTATAAAAACGATAAAATCATCTACTTAGATCCAGATTACTGGTACTTGTCAGGTGGTGGATTGAAGTCTGTCGCTCAAATGGTAAGAGATGTTCAATCTGCATTTGAATAA
- a CDS encoding ABC transporter ATP-binding protein — MIQVRELTKLYGKKQVVENVSVDIQRGQITSFIGPNGAGKSTLLSMVSRLLDADTGEVLIDSTNTKKLKSNEFSKRVSILKQSNYMNVRLTIRELVSFGRFPYSKGRLNDEDEKMVDQSIDYMDLKEMENAYLDELSGGQRQRAFIAMVIAQDTDYILLDEPLNNLDMKHSVQIMKILRRLVDDLGKTVVIVLHDINFASVYSDRIVALKNGRVVKDGPTEEIIQSAALKEIYDMDIPIQQMNNCRICVYFNS, encoded by the coding sequence ATGATCCAAGTTCGTGAATTGACAAAGCTATATGGAAAAAAACAAGTTGTCGAAAATGTCTCAGTTGATATCCAACGCGGTCAAATTACGTCATTCATCGGACCGAACGGTGCGGGTAAGTCTACATTGCTATCGATGGTCAGCCGTTTGTTAGATGCAGATACTGGGGAAGTGCTTATTGATTCAACCAATACCAAAAAGTTGAAATCCAATGAGTTCTCAAAACGCGTATCGATATTAAAGCAATCTAACTACATGAACGTCCGCTTGACGATTCGTGAGCTTGTTTCGTTTGGTCGCTTTCCTTATTCGAAAGGTCGCCTAAATGACGAAGACGAGAAAATGGTCGATCAGTCAATTGATTATATGGATTTAAAGGAAATGGAAAACGCCTATCTTGATGAATTGTCAGGTGGGCAACGCCAACGTGCATTTATCGCCATGGTGATTGCGCAAGACACCGATTATATCTTGTTAGATGAACCGTTAAATAATTTGGATATGAAACATTCTGTTCAAATTATGAAAATCTTACGCCGCTTAGTCGATGACCTTGGCAAAACAGTAGTCATTGTTTTGCATGATATTAACTTTGCTTCTGTTTATTCGGATCGCATCGTGGCATTGAAAAATGGTCGCGTCGTAAAAGACGGACCAACCGAAGAGATTATTCAAAGTGCTGCATTAAAAGAAATTTATGATATGGATATTCCCATTCAACAAATGAATAATTGTAGGATTTGTGTGTATTTTAATTCTTAA
- a CDS encoding P-II family nitrogen regulator has translation MKKIETIIRPSVFGDVRQALALEGIDGLSVTEIAGIGKQEGRVGLFRGNSYTMEFSPKLKLEMVVDDHKVEDIIQALLEYASTGQVGDGKIFIYPVEEAIRIRTKERGTVAIG, from the coding sequence ATGAAAAAGATTGAAACGATTATTCGTCCTTCCGTTTTTGGAGACGTTCGACAAGCTTTGGCACTTGAAGGAATAGACGGATTGAGTGTAACGGAAATTGCCGGAATCGGAAAGCAAGAAGGTCGAGTCGGCTTATTCCGAGGAAATTCCTACACGATGGAATTTTCTCCAAAACTCAAGTTAGAAATGGTAGTAGATGATCATAAAGTCGAAGATATCATTCAAGCTTTACTGGAATACGCATCAACTGGCCAAGTCGGGGATGGCAAGATTTTTATTTACCCTGTCGAAGAAGCTATTCGCATTAGAACTAAAGAACGCGGCACAGTCGCAATTGGATAA
- the zupT gene encoding zinc transporter ZupT yields MDSSVLFALGLTLFAGLATGIGSLIAFFASRTNTKFLSISLGFSAGVMIYVSMIEIFFKAKDALTNAQGEVVGYWLTLAGFFGGMIFMAMIDRILPKLGNPHEVKKVEDMDEGPTNDEYARLRKMGIFTALAIGIHNFPEGIATFMSAMQDPALGIAIAIAVAIHNIPEGIAVSVPIYYATGSRLKALQYSFLSGISEPVGAIAAWLFLMPFLSDTLFGVIFAGVAGIMVFISLDELLPAAKRYDEAHLSIYGLVAGMAVMAVSLVLIV; encoded by the coding sequence ATGGATAGTTCTGTTTTATTTGCACTTGGTTTGACTCTTTTTGCTGGATTGGCTACAGGAATCGGCAGTTTAATTGCATTTTTTGCGTCTCGTACGAATACGAAGTTTTTGTCGATTTCATTGGGCTTTTCAGCTGGAGTTATGATTTATGTTTCGATGATTGAAATTTTCTTCAAAGCAAAAGATGCGTTGACGAACGCACAAGGAGAAGTTGTTGGCTATTGGCTGACTCTTGCAGGTTTTTTTGGTGGGATGATTTTCATGGCGATGATCGATCGAATCCTTCCGAAGTTGGGAAACCCGCATGAAGTAAAAAAAGTGGAGGATATGGATGAAGGACCAACGAATGATGAATATGCCCGACTGCGGAAAATGGGTATTTTTACAGCCTTAGCGATTGGTATTCATAATTTTCCTGAAGGCATTGCTACGTTTATGTCGGCCATGCAAGATCCAGCTCTTGGTATCGCGATTGCGATTGCAGTAGCCATTCACAATATCCCGGAAGGTATCGCGGTTTCAGTCCCCATTTACTACGCAACTGGAAGTCGTTTAAAAGCTTTACAATATAGTTTTCTGTCGGGTATTTCAGAGCCGGTTGGAGCGATTGCGGCGTGGTTATTCTTAATGCCATTCCTAAGTGACACGTTGTTTGGTGTTATTTTTGCGGGTGTTGCAGGTATTATGGTCTTTATCTCGCTTGATGAATTATTACCTGCTGCAAAACGTTATGATGAAGCGCATCTATCTATTTATGGACTAGTAGCCGGCATGGCTGTTATGGCTGTCAGTTTAGTGTTGATTGTTTAA
- a CDS encoding ABC transporter permease: MKKRYLIPILIILSIISLFVGVSSISIVDLFDFQSEETQIFLISRLPRVVAILLAGAGMSMAGLIMQQLSRNKFVSPTTAGTLDATRLGILVSMLLFANASMLEKMTVAFAFALAGTFLFMQILNRIKFKDAIFIPLVGLMFGNILSSITTFFAYRADVIQNMSAWLQGDFSMVMKGSYELLYISVPVFVIAYLYANRFTVAGMGEDFSKNLGMKYRSVVNIGLTLVALITATVVLTVGVIPFLGLIIPNIVSIFKGDHLQKTLPHTAMFGAIFLLVCDILGRVLIYPYEISISLMVGVIGSFIFLFLLFRRKVYA; this comes from the coding sequence ATGAAAAAACGCTATTTAATACCAATATTAATCATACTGTCGATCATTTCCTTGTTTGTCGGTGTGAGCAGTATCAGTATAGTTGATTTATTTGACTTCCAATCGGAAGAGACACAAATATTCTTAATTAGCCGTCTGCCGCGGGTGGTTGCGATTTTGCTGGCGGGTGCAGGAATGAGTATGGCAGGACTCATTATGCAGCAGTTAAGTCGCAATAAATTCGTGTCTCCGACAACAGCAGGTACATTAGATGCTACTCGGCTTGGTATTCTCGTATCCATGCTTTTGTTCGCAAATGCGTCGATGCTAGAAAAAATGACAGTAGCTTTTGCTTTTGCACTTGCTGGAACATTTCTTTTCATGCAAATTCTTAATCGCATCAAATTTAAAGATGCGATATTTATTCCTTTAGTTGGGTTGATGTTTGGGAACATCTTGTCATCCATTACAACATTTTTCGCTTATCGAGCAGATGTTATTCAAAACATGTCTGCTTGGTTACAAGGTGACTTTTCCATGGTTATGAAAGGAAGTTATGAACTTCTCTACATCAGTGTGCCGGTATTTGTTATCGCCTATCTTTATGCTAACCGATTTACGGTAGCTGGAATGGGCGAAGATTTCTCAAAGAATTTGGGCATGAAATATCGCAGTGTTGTAAACATCGGATTGACACTCGTAGCCTTGATTACGGCGACAGTTGTTTTGACGGTAGGGGTTATCCCGTTTCTTGGGTTGATTATCCCGAACATCGTCTCGATCTTTAAAGGAGATCATCTTCAAAAAACATTGCCCCATACGGCAATGTTTGGCGCTATTTTCTTATTAGTGTGCGATATTTTGGGAAGAGTACTAATTTACCCGTACGAAATCTCCATCAGCTTGATGGTGGGCGTAATCGGAAGCTTTATTTTCCTCTTCTTATTGTTTAGGAGGAAAGTATATGCGTGA